ACCACGCAAGTACATTTGTTAACTACTTCTACCAGCAGCTTTAGTGAACCTAAGTAAttataaaatgtaaacattttatatttacatactgtGGAGTTCCCCAAGAGATGGTCACAGACTATTCCGCTTGCTGAAGGGGAGTAGTTCTTTGTGTTAGCCAATGTGATTGTTGCGCTGTCATTTTTGTGTTAGTACAGTTATTGTGGTTGGTATACTATGTTTGAATATTGTCATAATATATCTAACTATTAGCCACCCAAGGTGCGTGGGCCAACTTATATTTTAAGATTAATTTATAAATTAATCAGTGAAAAATGTAGAACAGGGATTCCCTAACTGTGGTACATATACCCTAGTCAGTCAtgtataaagagagtatggccaactaaacaacaGGTTCCATGAATGTTAACAAGGACATGTGCAGCTGTGCCCGGATGAATGCAATTGCTGTCGTTTTGACGTTAGTTTTTTGACTAAACAACCCAAAATATGTCTACATATAGTTTCAAACATACTCCGGCTCTGTCTACTCTGcccatttgtatttgtatttgaatttCTTTCCAACGGTTACCCAATTGCATTATTCTGGTTTTACGGAGATTCAAAGATAGTACTTTCTGTCAAACCGTCTTTTAAATttattaatttcttctgttattatttatattagctTATGTATGTTTTCTCCTGAAAAAAACGCAGATGTTGTGTGTTTACCTCGAACAAGACGCTGTAATCGGCAGTGATGGGAAAGCTACTTGAAAAATGTACTAGGCTAAGCCACAAGTaactctcgattaaatgtagctaagctacaggggaagctatcccggagaattgtagcaagctacacacAACAAGCcacacggcaaaagtagcttgctacattcAACGGCATCTATATCCATGGTCCCAATTGTCAGGGGGTGGAGCAGCCCAATGCTGCACAACAGGGAATTTCTACTAATCGAAAAACTAACGAGTAAGCACCTAAAACACATAGCATTAGCTCAAagttggtagcagtcatggcgccctgtagtcacgcGTGTGCATTTTGACAAATCATAAAGGAGATTGCCTGAAaccgagttggccatactctctctataTACGACTCTGTCTCTAGTGGTACACGGGCTCCATCGAGTGGTACGCCAAAaattaaatagtcaaacagtgttactgtttaaactgtgtATTGTTGCAGTGgctacaaatattaaatatacttgataAATAAAACCTCAGCTTTGCTtttaaatgaatatttaggcctaccatgctactgtatttcaatgttggtcatactgatggtacttggagagctaagtgttttctgaggtggtatttggtgaaaaaagtttgcgaaccactgatgtagagcgTTGCAGTATATCACCATTTCACAGTATCATAATAATGTATTGTATTGCTCTGGAACAATCTACCACCTGACCTTTGTAACTGCAACTATCTGCCCACCTTCAAATGTAAACTCAAAACATACCTGTTCCGGTCTGCCTACTCCATCTTACTCACCAAATACCCTTGCCCTATtcttattgtgttgtgttgtgttgtttattTATATGCCttggttttattgtattttattccgTTGTAAAGCGACTATGAGTTTCCTGAAAGGCGCTATGAAATTAAATTCAGTATTATCATTATTGATGTGAGACAAGTATTGTGATACCATAATAAATTGTATCCAGTCACGTGACTTTTAAACGTAAGTGAACAAAGTAGTGGACGACCACACCAACATGGTTGCTGTGCAGCAAAGAGAGTACAAATTTAGTATAAGGGGCTTAGATTTTACCATTAAAAGCAGATTcaagcaaaaaacaaacaaactatccGTTATCGAAAAAAGATTTGCATTCCAAGACATGTCAAACAATCTGGTGTTCTTGACGTCATACTACACAGCAAAagagatgaaaacttggaaaaccACGGCTGTCTACAACTTATTTGTGTGGGACTGGGTCAAGAAAAGTGATATTAAGATTCTCCCAGACAAATCATGAATCACatttgctcgggtaaggttgcatttaagttaaagttaagttaaagtaccaatgattgtcacacacacacgctaggtgtggtgaaatgtatcatctgcatttgacccatccccttgatcaccccctgggaagtgaggggagcagtggggagcagtgggcagcagcggtgccgcgcctggcaATCTGTTagggtgatttaagccccaattccaaccgttgatgttgagcgccaagcagggaggcaatgggtcccatttttagtctttggtatgactcggccgggatttaaactcacaacctaccgatctcagggcagacactctaaccactaggccactgagtaggtatttcatgatttaacttcgcATCTACAGCCATGTTTGCTGCCTTATTGTTGCACGTGCTGTTTACAagtacttgttttttttcccagtctTCATTGAagtataactatagatgtcaacgttGTGCATATGCTGTAAACTTCctttatgattgctgcctttggtgAAAGCTTAACTcgtttaggttttgctcacatttactTTCTTTTATTTACGCGTGCCAAGTTGGTGCATTACAAAACACTCGTAGcaaaaatgctttttaaaaaactccaaaacaagaaaaaataaatacatgggttgtacctgtatagcgcttttctaccttcaaggtactcaaagcgctttgacactatttccacatttacccgttcacacacacattcacacactgatggagggagatgccatgcaaggcgctaaccagcacccatcaggagcaaaggtgaagcgtcttgctcaggacacaggttggtagaagctggggatttatatttatatatacatataaatatatttatataaatacaaatatcaaaataatacttAAATTGGAAATACTAAATGTTCAAAGTATCTCAaacaaagattttaaaaagtgatcactgcaaacgaGCGCATTCTTGACATATTTCGCCCTTCTGGATTATCTTtttgaggaactctgaagaaatgtTCATTCTTTTCGTGATTTCAACGGTTCAAACAACCTAAAACAacgcaagcatagggcatttttcttcaGGAAAGGACAAATGCCCCCCAGAAGGCAATGGCAGCAGAGCACTTTGAGCCTAACATATTTGATGAGCCAGACGTGACGTCATGTAAATACAACCTATTGATTGGTCGGAAATGACAATTAAATTGAAATTAAACCTCATATTTGTTGATGCATAACTCACCAGGTGATAGTGTGTAAAAGTTGAAGGCCATGTTGGCGAGCGGGACGATGGTTAACATGCAGTTGTCACCATTGGTCTCAATGAAGTCGTGGCGGGTGATTGCTGTGGGGTCAATGTGGTGCTCTCTAAAGGGTCGTATAAAAGCCTGCAGTAGAATAAGAGGAAACACAGGGTGTAAATGCAGGTGGTGGAAATACACCACACAAAAAACAGTTGATAGCAGTTGGGACTACCTTCCCAAAGATGGGGAGATCTACTGATCCCCATGTGTCCGCCCCCCAGTGAACTAGGCCTGATGTAAAGTCTGCAGTGAGGATCCCTGCAGCTACACATAGGTTCGAAGAAGTGCAGAGTAGGAAAATTAAATATTGACACAAGATGCAAACACAATTTTTTCAATTAGTACCCTGACCAGTACATACCGATACCCAGAAGAATGTACCACACATGTCCCAGGTGGAAATTGGCAAGGAGGTGAATGAAATTGAAGGCCATGAGAGAGAAGCAAAGGATGACACTTATCCACTCTTGGCACCTTTTGCCTGCAAAAAAACAAGGTTTTGTGAGAGCGTGTCTCTAGGCAACAGTGGCTCAAGCTCACATCATCACATTCAAATCACCATTCAAAGGTTAACAATTATCATGTCGAATATTCACTTGCAACATGCACACCATAGTGAAATATTCCTCACTGCTCCGACTGGTGAACAGCTAACGTCGAAAAACCTGTCTGCTGTGCTACCCAATGGTTTAAAGCAGTGTTttacaaccactgtgccgcggcatacagtccagtgtgccgtgggagattaagcaatttcacctaattgggttaaaacatttttttgaaaaccagtaattataatccacaaatgtgcccttgttgagtgtctgtgctgtctagagctcggcagaataaCTGTGTAATACCATATCAATAgggggcagcaggtagctaattgctttgtagacgtcgggaacatggtttgtggtgatcacaatatgcgggaggcagcctgtaggtaaaaaggtatctaaaacttaaaacaaaaatgaacaaaaaggcGAGTacagctaagaaaaggcattgaagcaaaatgaaactaaaactcaactggctgcaaagtaaacaaaaatagaatgctggaccacagcaaagacttacagtgtgtggagcatccacaaagtacatccgtacatgacatgacaatcagcaatgtccccacaaagaaggattgcgtccgcacaacttaaatagtcttgattgcgaaaacaaagcagatgtggggaatagcgttcaagaaaaagccaccaaaataggagcgcaagacaagtactaaaacaatacacacaggaaaacaacaaaaatctCCAAATAAGTaatggcgtgatgtgacatgtgacagtacacctactatgagacaagagctacagtgatgcatggttggttatggtttgaattcatatccaacaattgcgagaaagactttttattgtcaatattggctactgagtttcatgtttttatgttttttgctggtggtgtgcctcagaattttgtaaatgaaaaaaatgtgccctgaTTCAGAAATGGTTGGAAAACACTGGCTTAAAGAATGTCTACACCAAACCTGCTGGATTGATATCAACATAAAGTGGGTTTGAAAGCTGGGTGTGAGCCCCCACTTAATGAAATGAATAACGATCCCATGACTAAGAATAGCTATCATCTACTAAGTTACAATGAGTTTTTTTAGTTGAGCCATGCTGCCTGGGACACGCATGAGTGTGTATTTGCCAGGAAAACTAAGTTGTGCGTTATGATCCCAACAATATTCACCTTCTATAGTTATTGCATGCTTGCAAGCACAACAACGCCTCAAATACACATTGTTTCTCCCTCACGTGATTCCCATTGTGCAACGAGTACTTATTCCCGAAAGGTCGACGTATGTTCAGGTTTAAATGGAAGTCGTTAACTTAGTGTTGGCAAGTTGTCATCTTCGTATTTAAGTATTTTCACGGCACGAGACATATTTTGTACCCGGCGAACAAACCAATCGTCGGTGCGAAGACGCGACATCGCTACTCACCTGGCGAATATAAATTGGCCAATTCTTGAGCGCCAGCGTGTTGTGGACCCCATCTCGCCGGACCCCGACCCGGTCCCTGCTGCTCGGGGTTTTGTAATTTGTCTCTACACTCGATATCGTCCACCATTCTCGCCATTTCTCCACTTTGGGCCCAACCCATTCGGCCTCAGCTGCTAGCCAAGAGCCAACGGAAACGTCAACTTCTCAGCCCACAGTTGGCGTAACATTCTGTACCAATCAGGTGCGAGACGCCGCGGACGGCAGCCAATTATCACGCTCAAAGGTGTAGGCGTCTGACCAATGGCGTTGCGAGAGGGGAGACAGCACTTCCTGACCCCACCCAGTCTTGCTGTGCCCTCCCGCCTCTGTTACCCCAACATGGTGGTGCTCTGCTCGATGTACAGCAGATGGCGCCGTGGAGTTGCTATTACATATCGTGATTTTTGCGTCACCTTTCACCTTTCACTGTTGGTGCTAGGCCGCTAGGAGGCCCAAGTTAAGTGGACACGTTTACATTGAGGAAAATTGTGAAAGAGtacgtttttgattgattggttgaaacttttattagtagattgcacagtacaatacatattccgtacaattgaccactaaatggtaacacccgaatacatttttcaacttgtttaaaggcctactgaaactcactactacccaccatgcagtctgatagtttatatatccatccatccattcattttctaccgcttattcccttttggggtcgcggggggcgctggcgcctatctcagctacaatcgggcggaaggcggtgtacaccctaaacaagtcgccacctcatcgtagggccaacacagatggacagacaacattcacactcacattcacacactagggccaattttagtgttgccaatcaacctatccccaagtgcatgtctctggaagtgggaagaagccggagtacccaaagggaacccacgcattcacggggaaaacatgcaaactccacacagaaagatgccaagcctgggattgaacccagtactgcaggacctttgtattgtgaggcagacgcactaacccctctgccaccgtgaattaacattgcaacacatgccaatacagcctttttagtttactaaattgcaattttaaacttccccggaggtttttcttgaaaacgtcgcataatgatgacgtgtacgcgtgacgtcacaggctgttatgaatatgagcgctggccacacacacacagcttaaagtcgtctgctttaacggcattattacacagtattttggagatgtgtgttgctggatcttttgcgatttgttcaattaatattggagaagtcaaagtagaaagacggagttgggaagctttagcctttagccacacaaacacacggtgattatttgtttaaaattcacggaggtaaaactttcctatggatcagagcggacatggatcccgatacatgtcaaccagcaggtttcggtgtgaaaaatgtggttaaaaagtcgccacttaccggatatcagctgagcttctgcctcccgtacagctgccgtcgatttccctgagacactgcacgtcaacacccggccgtggacgtacacttcccactatcaggtactgttgatctcactaaaacactagcaacacaatatagaaagataagggatttcccagaattatcctagtaaatgtctctaaaaacatatgaatccatctcaatgctacgcgattgcaatcgcgttttttttcttttttctaatccgtcgctatcaatatcctcaaacacaaatgtttcatcttcgctcaaattaatggggaaattgtcgttttctcggtcggaatagctgtttttgttggaggctcccattaaaatcaatgtgaatatatgaggagcgaTCACACgggtctgcgacttccggtagaggcagggcttttctccagttgcgaactttatcgtggatgttctctactaaataatttcagttaaaaaaatatggcaatatcgcgaaatgatcaagtatgacacatagaatggacctgctatccccgtttgaataagaaaatctcatttcagtaggcctttatgtcggggtccacgttaatcaattcatggtagttatTAATAGCTCCTAACTTGAGGAAATTATATATTTTACTGGTGTTCTGCAGTACTATTGTCAGCTAGCTATAGTACAGCTAACTCCCTTAATTGTCATAATTTCTCAATGGTAAATGGTTTATACTTGTataacacttttctaccttcaaggtactcaacggactttgacactatttctacaatcacccattcacacacacattcgcacactgatggcgggagctgccatgcaaggcgctaacaacgagccatcaagagcaagggtgaagtgtcttgctcaaggacacaacggacgtgactaggttggtagaagctggggatcgaaccaggaaccctcaggttgctggcacgcccactttCCCAACCtcaccacgccgtcccatttaTCAGGTGGATGCATGAGAATGATTATTTTGGAAAACTAGCAGTTCATTCGCAGGAAAGCGACAGCAGAGAGCAACTGATACTGCAATAGTAACTTGGTTGGCGAAGATACTATaggccaggggcgctcacactttttctgcaggtgagctacttttcaattgaccaagtcgagaagATCTatctcattcctatttataatttatatttatttatttatgaaagagacatttttgttaacaagttaatggtgtttaatgataatacaagcatgtttaacacacatagattcctttctttcatgaagacaagaatataagttggtgtatttgattctgatgacttgcattgattggaattagacagtggtgctgataacgtacgcattttcaaatggaggaaaaaaaaagtcctcc
The DNA window shown above is from Nerophis ophidion isolate RoL-2023_Sa linkage group LG06, RoL_Noph_v1.0, whole genome shotgun sequence and carries:
- the peds1 gene encoding transmembrane protein 189 encodes the protein MGWAQSGEMARMVDDIECRDKLQNPEQQGPGRGPARWGPQHAGAQELANLYSPGKRCQEWISVILCFSLMAFNFIHLLANFHLGHVWYILLGIAAGILTADFTSGLVHWGADTWGSVDLPIFGKAFIRPFREHHIDPTAITRHDFIETNGDNCMLTIVPLANMAFNFYTLSPAEMYHIYPWYCYLFALAIFVTLTNQIHKWSHTYFGLPGWVVFLQDLHIILPRKHHRIHHVSPHETYFCITTGWLNYPLEKVGFWRTVEDLIQGITGEKPRADDLKWAHKVK